The DNA window TTAAAATTTTTTTCATTTCAGCTCACTCCTTTCTTTGATTTTTGTAAAATTTAAAAATTCTCACCTCCTTTCAAGGTTTTATAATCAGATTATAAATTTGCTATACTAATAATAATACAAAACCTAACGGAGGAAAAGATGCTTGACATAAAATTTATAAGAAAGAATCCAGAGGTTGTGAGGGAAGCGATAAAGAAGAGAGGATACAGTGATGAGAATCTTGATAAATTTTTGGAGCTTGATAGGGAGAGATTGAGAATAATAAGAGAGGTTGAAGAACTCAAGCATGAACTCAACATAAAATCAAAGGAGATTGGAAGACTCAAAAGTAAAGGTGGGGATGTAGAGGATTTACTAAAGGAATCAAAAAAACTCTCAGACAGGATAGATGATCTGGATAAAAAATTAAAGGAGGTTGAAAGAGAGCTTATAGATTTAGCTTTAACTATACCGAATATCCCTCATGAGTCTGTTCCTGTTGGTCTTGATGATAAGGCAAATGTTGAGATTAGAAGATGGGGAAAACCAAGAGAGTTTGATTTTGAACCACTCCCTCATTGGGAAATAGGAAAGATCCTTGACATTCTTGATCAGGAGAGGGCAAGTAAGCTTTCTGGTTCAAGGTTTTCTCTGTATAAAGGTCTTGGGGCATCCCTTGAGAGAGCACTTATAAACTTCATGCTGGATCTCCATGTTAAGGAGCATGGATACACTGAAGTTTTCCCTCCTTTCCTTGTGAGAAGTGATATCATGCTTGGAACTGGACAGCTTCCAAAATTTGGAGATGATATG is part of the Caldisericia bacterium genome and encodes:
- the serS gene encoding serine--tRNA ligase — encoded protein: MLDIKFIRKNPEVVREAIKKRGYSDENLDKFLELDRERLRIIREVEELKHELNIKSKEIGRLKSKGGDVEDLLKESKKLSDRIDDLDKKLKEVERELIDLALTIPNIPHESVPVGLDDKANVEIRRWGKPREFDFEPLPHWEIGKILDILDQERASKLSGSRFSLYKGLGASLERALINFMLDLHVKEHGYTEVFPPFLVRSDIMLGTGQLPKFGDDMYKVEGEDLWLIPTAEVPLTNLHKGEILSEDELPKYYTAYTACFRKEAGAAGKDTRGLIRVHQFNKVEMVKIVKPENSYKELEKLVSEAEEVLKRLELPYRVVLLSTGDMSGFSASKTYDIEVWMPSYNRYVEISSCSNCTDFQARRMNTRFRRKESGRLEFVHTLNGSGVAIGRTTAAILENYQDANRSVRIPQALVPYIGVERIERPLDSL